The genomic interval CCGGACTTTGCAGAAGCCTGGAATCGCCGCGCGGTTCTCTACTACACCCAGGGGCGCTACCGCAAGGCGATCGCAGATTGTGAAATGGCAATTCGGCTGAATCCGATTCATTTTGGTGCTTTGCATGGTCTGGGGCTTTGCCATGCTGCCCTTGGCAATTTCAAAGAAGCCATTCACTGCTTCCACAGAGCACTGGAAATCCAACCCTATTCCACGGCAAACCAACGCCTGATCCTGGAATGTACCGCCCGCTTGACCTGATCCAAGAAGGCAGAGGGGTTAGGTGGCAGGTGGCAGGTGGCAGAAATCTGCTACCAATCGCTTGCAACCAATGCAAAGTTTCCTAATCTCAAGTGTTGATTCTTCAAAAAATCTGTAAGATAGCCACACAATCAGTGATCCACATCACGCTTGACCTCCGTTAAAGATCACCCCTTCCACCAGAGGATCATCAGAGAATATAACGCAGAGTTCCTGCAAACCATAATGCAAAGTACAGCCATGATTCGACAACTTGTTGAAAAAGCTCTTTACATTAAGAAGCTGACGCCTGACATCGAAAATGCCATCAACTACGAATTGACGCGATTGGGGCATATTTCAGATGTTGATTTCGAAGCGCTTGAGCTGTTGATGGATGAGATGGATGAGGGACGGATTAAGCTCGTTCCCAGCCGCTAAATGGCTAAAATGCTTCGGGGTAAGCTTTCCAAACCTGTTGAATAAACTGCCGGAACCGTTGGTGACCGGACTGATCTTCCCCATTACCACTGGTCAGACTTGAAATGCTATTCCCTGCGCGATCGCCCAAGCAATAAAGAAAATTGATCAACGGCAGCACTTCCGTATCAAGCGCAGTTCGAAATAGAATGGCAGGAAAGAGCAAATCCGCTCCCTGACGCAGATCATAGAAATTCTCCCCAAACTCAGCGCGATTATGCCGATCGCTACTATTATCGGTTGAATCATTTGGGTCTTCTACGACCAAAACCAGGGGATGAACCCAGCAGACTTGCCGTTTCTCGATAATTTGCACAACTTCCGCATACAGGCGGCTTGTTTCGTATTCCAGGCAAACAATCTGAAAAGGTTGAAATTGTTGAATTAAATTTGTTTGACATTCCCGCTTTTCAGAGAAACCCATAGCGTTCGTAAAGGTTGTTCTTTCCCAATTCTAAAGGGTTTGGGGAAAGATAGGGGATAGCAGCGGACAACGCCTCCTACTCTGTTGACAGCAGATTCAGTGGAAGGGTTACGGTAAAAGTCGTTCCAATGCCTTCTTCGGTTTCCACTTGAATCTGACCTTGCAGCAAATCAACGCAACGTTTCACGATCGCCAATCCCAGACCCGTTCCCTGGATTGTGCGTACATTGCCAGCCCGATGGAATGCCTCAAATAATTTTGCCTGGTCTTTTTCTGGAATTCCAATGCCCTGATCTCGAATCGAGAATTTCGCTTGACAGTTGTGGTATGCAAGCGTAAGGCGAATCGGCTTCCTGTTAGGGGAGTACTTAATCGCATTGGATAACAGGTTGTCTAGAATATGCTTCAAGAGGGAAGGATCGACTCTGGCATAGGTTGCATTTCCCTGTACACAAAACAGGATTTGAGATTGGTTTTCCTGGGTCAATTGCAATGCCTCGATAATTTCACGGCAAAACTGCTCTAAATCCAAAAGTGTGTATTCCGCCTCAACTCGACCGGCTTCTGTTCGCCCCAATAACAGAATTTCCTCCAACAACTCCAGCATCTGATCCGTTGCATTTTTGACGTTTTCAAAATATCTTAATTTCTTCTCTTCGGGGAAAGCTGGGTTCTGCAAGAGATCCGTAGCAAAACGAATGGTGGTTAGGGGGTTACGAAATTCATGGGAAACCATTGAGATGAAGCGATTTTTCATCTCGTTGAGTTCTCGTTCCTTTGCCAGCGATTGGCGAATTTCTGCCTCTGCTCGCTTGAGGTTGCTAATATCTCGCCCTTCGGCAATTAATAATGCGATCCTGTTGTTTTCATCTCTCAACGGTTTGATCGAAACATCGAACCACCAAAGGCTGCCATTATGGGTATATGCCTGAAGTTCTGAGCGCATGGTTTCGCCTTGAGCCGCTCTCAAAACAGCCTCTTTTAACCAGGACTGCGATTGGGCGATCGACTGCCAGCAGGGTGCTTCCCAAATGGGCGTATTGACCAGTTCATTGGGAAAATCCATCCTATCTTTGGTGACCTGGTTAACGTCTAAGACCATACCATCCGGCCTCACCAAACTCATGAATTGGAAGGTTTGATCAAAAACTCCCCGAAATCGCTGTTCACTCTCCTGGAGCTTTTTAAGAATCTGCGCCCGCTCGATCGCGTAACTAACCGTTTTTAACAAAAGTTCTGGGGAAAGCTGCCCTTTGACAAGATAATCTTGAGCGCCCTGAGCAACTGCGTGGCAGGCGATCGTTTGATCTTGTAAGCCTGTTAGCACCACAATAGGGATATAGGGGACTACTGTTTGAATCTGGGCAACGGTATCAAGCCCCTGGGAATCTGGTAGTGAAAGGTCAAGCAGAATAACATCAAATTGAGTGGAATGCAAATTCTCCAGGGCGAGACTTAGACGTTTCGCGTGAGTCACCTGCCAACGCTCCGCATCGCTATCTTGCAAAAGTTCCATCAACAATGCAACATCCGCAGGATTGTCCTCCACTAGCAGGACGGCGATCGTACCATCATTCATACGTTTGCTGCCTGTTTCAAGCAATTGGATTGCACAAAAAAAGTAACTAAACATTGACGGATAGTTACAGTGTAAGACGATGAGCAGGATTGGCTCCAGGATTTTCGTTGCAAAAACCTCGGCAAAATGGAAACCGACGAGGTTGGGGCAGATGATTTTCTTTAGCAGTTTAATATTACATCTTCTAATAACTCAACCTTTTCAAACCCTTTATTTCAACGTTCGACCCACCGCTTAATTTCCCCCCAACTTTACAGCGGATTAACCCTGACTGGAGGGAAGTTCAGCCAGGGCGAGCCAGAAATGTTCGATCGCCTCAACCACATGCACAAACTGATCTAACTCCACGGGTTTGACCAAATAGCAATTCACATGGTTCTGGTAGCTTTTTACGATATCGGCTTCGGTTGAAGAAGTTGATAAAATGACGACCGGGATCGTCTTCAAATTCTCATCCGCCTTAATTTCAGCCAACAACTCCTGACCATTTTTCTTGGGCAGGTTTAAATCCAGCAAGATCAGGTCAGGGCGCGGGGCATTTGTATAGCTCCCAGTTTGATAAAGAAAATTCGTGGCGTCAACCCCATCTCGCACAACGTACAGTTCGTCCAAAAGCCTGCTGCTACTTAACGTTTCCTGAATTAGAACCGCATCGCTTTTAGAGTCTTCAACCAGTAGAATCTTGAGTAATTTTGGAGAGATTGTCATCTTGAGTTCCCATCGGAATCGTGAAATAAAAGGTTGCTCCCTGCGCCAGCTGAGATTCAACCCAAATTCGTCCTTGGTGCCGTTCTATAATCTTCCGACAAATTGCCAACCCCAAACCCGTACCGGAATATTCATCATTGGCATGTAAACGCTGAAAGATAGCAAAAATTCGATCGGCGTACCGAGGGTCGATCCCAATCCCATTGTCTCGAATGGAGAATAACCATTCCTTCGTTAAGATTTGCGCGTCTGGAGCGTTGTCCTGGTGGGAAGCATTGGGTTCTTCTCTGGTCATGATTGTGGCTGAGATGTGAATCTGTGGGTTAGCTGCACTGCGGTATTTTAAGGAGTTGCCAATCAAATTTTGGAGTAAATTTGCGATCTGATTCGGGTCTGCTGTGATGGTTGGCAACGGGTCTGCTGTAATCCTTGCTTGATTTTCGTCGATCGCCACGTATAGGTCTTTCTTGACCCGTTCCAGCAAAGCATTACAATCGACGGATTGGCAGTTCAGTTCATACCGACCCACCCTGGAGTAAGCCAGCAAATCTTTGATCAGTTGCTGCATCCGGGTTGCGCCATCCACAATGAACCCAACGTAGGTATCGGCTTTGGCATCCAGTTGCCCCTGATACCGCTTTGCCAACATTTGGGTAAAACTTGTAATTGCCCTCAATGGCTCCTGTAAATCGTGGGAGGCGACATAGGCAAACTGTTCTAGCTCCTGGTTAGAGCGTTGTAACTCTTCTGCTAGCTTGCGGGCAGACGCTTCAGCCTGTCTCAATTGGGTAATATCTCGTCCGATCGTCATGACAGACATGATGGAATGGTCAGCTTCCCGCTCTGGAACGACAAAAACCTGGTAACTCCGGGGTTGCTGCGGGTCTGGAATTGTGAACTCATCGATGCGCATCTCCCCGGTGGTAAAGACGCTTTCGAGAGAGTTCTCCCAGAATTGAGCAATTTCTGTGGGGTAACCTAGCTCGGACGGTTTTTTAGTCAGGAAGAACTCAGGCGGAAACCCGGTGACATAGGTACTAGCCGGGTTGGTATAGATGTTACGGTGCCGGCGATCGTGGCGGGTAATCATATCGGGCGTATTTTCGACTAATGTCCTGAATTCCCGCTCCCGTTGTTGCAACCTGCCATAGGCTGCTTGCAGTTCCCTGGTACGCTCTTGTACCTGCCGTTCCAATTCATCTCGCGCTGTTCTCAAGGCTTGCTCTGCCTGCTTTTGCAAAGTAATGTTGAAAAAAGCTCCCACACTGCCTCGTGGCTGTCCGTATTGATCAAATAAGGGGGCGGCGTATTCCATCAAAGTCACCACGGTTCCATCCTGCCAGACAACCTCTACTTCCAGATCTCGAACTTCCACTCCGTGGGTGGCTGCATATTGCAGGGGTAACTCTTCGGGGGGCAGTTCTCGCCCATTCTGGTAAACCTTGAAGTTTGTGGGGCGTTCTTCGTCAGGGGCACTGAGGGAGGCATTGACCATAGACGGAATTCCTAAAGCCTGGGCAAAGGCAGGATTGACTTGAATGTGATGGCATTCTGGGTCTTCTGCAATGCCAATCCCGATCGGAATCACATCCAATAAGGTTTGTAGCTCTGACACTTTCTGCTGGAGTTCTCGATTTAATTGCTGAACGGATGCCTCTGCCGATTTGCGTTCTGTGATGTCTTCGGAAAAAATGATAATGCCACCAATTTCATGGTTGGCTGTATGCCAGGGGCAGATTTCCCATCGCAGCCATTGCTGTTCGCCATTGGCCCGCACAAACAAATCTTCATCACAGGTTTCGATCGCCCCTGCCACACACCGTTGATGCATCTGTTTCCATAGTTCTGGAATTTCGGGAAAGATTTCGTAGTGCGATCGCCCGATTAATGCTTCGATCGAATCGAGATGGTAGTCCTCCACCCACCGTTGACTGGCCATAACATAACGCATGTCCCGGTCAAACATGGCAATGCCCGCAGGGGAGTATTGGGCAAATAACCGCAGGAGGGTTTCCCTTTCTTGTAAGGCAGTTTCAATTTGCTTACGGGCATCGATCGCCATGATCGTTCCACTCATCCGCACAGGTTGCCCATCCTGGTTGTAGGAAGCCTGCCCCCGTCCTTCGACCCAGTGAATACTGCCATCTGTCCAAACCACCCGGTACTCATGCAAGTAAGGAACCTGGTTTTGCAGAGAATGGGCAACCGCCTGGTTCAGTCCTTCCCGGTCATCGGGGTGTAAACGGGTATCAAAAGTTTCATACTTCCCATCAAACCCGCCCGCAGAAAGCCCAAATAACTGCTCATGCTCTGGCGACCAGTTGATTTCTCCGGTTACCAGGTTCCAATCCCACATCCCCATCTGAGCAGCATTAAGGGCAGATCGTAACTGATTCGTGCTTTCTTCGGTGATTTTGTAGTTGAGTTGTTCAATTTTTCGGTTGCTCTCCTGTAAGTTGGTACTCAACAGATTGATAATCAGTGCCACCATTACAAACAGGGTTAACCGGAGAACGTCGTCAACATTTGAGATCTGGATTTGGTGGATGGGGGGAATAAAAAAATAGGTCAGTGCCAGGGTAGACAGCACGATCGCCAGGATGCCGGGTTGCCTGCCCCCAAACCAGGTACTGATGGCAACGGCAATGTAAAAGAAAGCACCAATCGTTCGATCGATCAGGTTATCTAACCCCAGGCTCAAGAGAAGGGCGATTGCTGCCGAGCCGATCGCCACACCATAGGGTAAAAGTCGTCGAAACAGGCTCATCCCTTTTTACCTCCCCGAATATGTTGTCAGTATGCCTAATATCAGAAGGAAGGTGATAGAGCAGTGCCAAATCAGCTATGAGTGAGCAGTTCTTGCGTTATTGGCGATCCACGGTCAGCAAAAAGCTGATGGTGAACTGCTGATGGGGGATACTGGGACGCTTCTCATAACTCATCGCAACTGAATTTGAAAAAGTGGCAGCTTCATTGGGGCGAAAAGGGGAAGGGGGAAGGCGAAAGGGGGAAGGGGGAAGGGAGACTCATTTTCCCTACCATTACTTTTTGCTAATTCCATCAAATGGCTCACTCCCCAGGGGGCTGGGAACCCAACCATCAATGGTTTTGCGTTTTGCCAGCAGGGGTTGGGCGTGGACGATCGGCAACCGCAGGGATTCTTGATGCAGAATCTTATCCACTTCAGCGTAGAGCTTGGCTCTGGCGGCACGATCGCCCGTTGCCCGTCCCTGATTCAGGAGTTTGAACACCTGGGCATTCTTCCAGTTGCCAATGTCGCTCGTACCACCGGGACCAAAGTGGGGATAGTAGAAACTATCTGGGTCGCCATAGTCGCCCGTCCAACCCAACATAAAGGATTGGTAACCAGGAGCTTTACGACGATCCGCCAGGTAAGCCGCCCAGTCTTTTGTTTTCAGGTTCACCCGAATCCCAACCGCACTTAAATCGGCAGCAAAGGATTCGGCGATCGGCTTGGGGTTAGGAAAATAGGGGCGAGACGTGGGCATATACCATAACTCCAGGTCAAAGCCCTTCTCGTAGCCAGCGGCGGCAAGCAGTTGTTTGGCTTTTTGAGGATTGTGGGCATAGGCAGCCAGACTCGGATTCTGTGCCCAGGCGAGGGGAGGTGGCGTAAAGTGTGGATCGTTAATTCCCAGGTTGCCCCAAAATGCTTTCACAATGTCTGCTTGCTTCAGGGCGTAGGCGATCGCCTGCCGCACCCGCACATCAGATAGCGGTTTATACCCAGGATTCAATGCCAGGTAGCCGACATTAAAAGCAGGACGGGCAACCGACTCCAGATTGGAGTCGCTGTCGATCTCCTGTTGTTGGTCGGGAGAGAGTTCGGTGGTGAAGTCGATCTGTCCAGCTCGCAGTTGCGCCAGGCGGGCAGCAGGATCGTTAATAAACCGGATGACCAACTGCTCTACTTTGGGTGATCCTTTGCGCCAGTAGGTGGGGTTCTTTTCGAGCAGGATGCGATCGCCGGTGCGCCACTCCTTAAACACAAATGGCCCCGTTCCCACTGCCAGTGACCCTGCTGTACCGTAACTCGCCCCAGCTTTTTTGATTGCCGTTGGACTGGCAATGCCAAAAAAACTAGAGGCGATCGCGCTAGGAAAGGCTGCAAAGGGTTGTTTGAGGACAAATTGGACTGTGGAACGATTGACCACTTTTACCGACTGAAGCAGGGAATCTGGCGTCTCCCCGAAACCCGCCGAATATTTGCTGCCAGATTTCGTAAACTTTCCCCGCATTACGATAGCCATTGGGGTGCTTTGGGTCCCACCAGCGTTCCACATTAAACTTCACTGCCTCCGCATCAAATGCAGTTCCGTCGTGAAACTTCACCCCCTGACGCAGCTTAAATGTCCAGGTTTTGCCATCTTTTGAGGCGGTCCAGTTAGTTGCCAAACCCGGTTCCAGGTCGGTCAACCCTGGCTTAAACTGCATCAGGCGATTGTAAATCTGGTTCTGGACAATGATGGAATTGCCATCCGTAATGTTGCCTGGTTCCAGATTAACCGGCTGCCCACTGGCACCATAAATCAGAGCACCTGAAGGCAGCGGAGACGGAATCGGATTCGTTCCGCTTGGCGCAGGGCTTTCGGGTTGGGGAGCTGCACAGTTAGAAAGGGCGATCGCAATCCCAAACACCCCTATCAGAAAACCACGACGCTGCAACATACGGTATTTCATCTAATCACTCTCATTGGGAAATAGGGAGTAGGAAGCAGGGAACCCCATCCCCCCATCCTCTCATCCCCCATCCCTCATCCCCCATCCCTCATCCTTTCCCCTTCGCTTCCTTAACCATTGCAATCAATGTATGGTGAGCATCTTCAGCATCCTGCAACAGATGATCAAAGGGAATCCGCAGGGGAGCGGTCGTTCCATCATTCACCTGAGTTGTTAAATTCATCCCTTCCGCATCAATCGAAACCATTGCAGCAGCCGTGGCGTCAGTGGCATTCCCAAAAACTTTGGCGTAGAGCAGCACCGCATCGGCATGATCCTGATTCATATGCTTACAGATGCGATCGCTGATTTGGGGAGAGAATGATTCAGGCATAGGAGAGATGGGGGAATGGGGAAAGGATAAGGGCTAAAGATAAAAGGGGAGTAGGGGGTGGAGTGAATCAATTACCGATTACCAATGACCTTGGTACATCTCGACCAACACAAACCTTATTTTTGACGAATAAAGTATTCTGCTGTGTTTTCCGTTGGAGAACGGTACAAAAACAGTTCCTTATTATCGGGCAAGGCGTAAAGATAATACACCACTTCCGCCAATGACAGTTGCCGATCGCGGGGAATTCCCCGATTTTCTGGGAAATAGCCCCCACTTCTAACCACGGTGTACCCGCTTAAAATATTGGCTGCTGTGTTAACCAGCGTCTGGTAATCTCCTCCCACAAAATTTGGATCAGTCTGTAAATCTGCCAATCTACCGCCAGAAAGGACATTGTTTTGAGCAGCAATCTGCCTGACCTGGGTCAACAGCAAAACTCCCTTTCGCAACTCGGTCTGTGCCCAAACTGCTTGAGCCACGATGATGGTGAAAGTGGCTGCGATCCGCCAATCGAATCAGCCAACGGACTTGCATCATTGGGTTTAACTCCTTCGACACGATTAAGCCTATCAATGGGATAGAGAATTCAGAAGTCAGGAGCCAGGAGTCAGAACAAGTTATTCTGGATTTTGACGCCTGGATTGTTACAAGGTAGCGATGGCAGCCTTGTTTTGAAAATTTCCATCCTGATTGCTTCCAGCTTAATTTCTCTGTTAACGGCAGCCAGAAAATTCTTGATTTGATTCAAATTTGCTTTTATTACGGGTGCTTGGGCTAAGTTCATTGCCTAAACTCAAGAGGGGAGCTAATCTTGACAAAATAGTACAATCGTATTAATAATCAAAAAGGGATAGCGGGGTGGGCTATGGGATACAACGAGCAGGAAGAACAGGACAGCGGTAGCGGGTGGTATGTGCTCAGAAGCCTGGGGCTGATGCTAACTGGGGGCGCGGTAGCTGCGGCATTGCTGGTTGCGGTTGGAGCCTGGCGGGTGGGCGATCGCTTCCTTGCCCCATTTAGTCATCTCTTCCGGGTTGCCCAACCTGCCCCCAAGGTTGATGTCCAGTCCGTTGTGATTCAGCAAGTACGCAACGCCAGTGAGCTGACCACAGCCGTTTTTACGATGGAAGCCGTGGTACCCACCAGCCAGGATTCCAACATCGGTGGGTTCGTTCTGGGAACCACCAAACTCCTCTACATTGCCCACGGTCAGGTGCAGGCAGGCGTCGATCTGAGTCAACTAACCCCAGAGAATGTCCAGGTGGGGAGCGATCGTATTCAGATTCAGTTGCCTCCTCCCACCATTCTGGACAGCAAAATTGATGTTAGCCGCTCCAGTGTTTACGACTACAACCGGGGTATGTTGGGTTTGGGACCAGATGTTGCCCCCCAACTGCAAGCCCTGGCACAGCAGGAAGCCCTCAAAAAAATTATCACCGCCGCCTGTAGTGATGGTGTTCTAACCAAGGCAAGCGATCGGGCAAAACTCGTTGTTACCCAGCTTTTGGCAACCACTGGCTACAAAGCGGTAGCCGTAGAAGTTCAACCGCCAGCACCGGATGCCTGTCCGATGGAAGGAAAAGAGGAGAAAAGAGAAGGGATGGAGAATGGGGGATAGGGAAGTTTTAAGTTTTAAGTTTTGAGTTTTAAGTTGAGTAATCGGCAATGGGTAGAACATTAGACTTTTTCCCAAACCCCAACCCCCAACCCCCTAGACCCACTCCTAATCCTCTAGCGGCAACCTTACCTCAAATAGGGAACCAACGCCTACTTCGCTCTGGAAGGTGATGGAACCGTTGTGGGCATTAACGCAACGCTGGACGATCGTCAACCCCAACCCTGTGCCGGGAATGGTGCCGACATTTTTGGCTCGATGAAATGCTTCAAACAAGCGAGTACATTCTTCCGCAGGAATTCCAATGCCCCAATCCTGAACCCGGAAAATGATGGCTTTCGTATCCCTGGCAACCTCTAGCTGAACCTGGCTGCCAATTGGCGAATATTTCACCCCATTCGAGAGCAGGTTTGTCAAAATTTGCCGGAGTAGCTTTTCGTCTACGCAAGCCTTCTCGATCGAGCATTGGCGGTTGTAGATTAGCTGATGCTGCTTACCGATGCTGCCCTGAATTTGGGCTACCAGGTCCAGGCAAAACTGATTGAGGTCGATGGGAGTTGGGTAGAACTCCAGGCGATCGGCTTCAGCCTGACCAATGAGCAAAATATCCTCCAGCAGTTGGGTCATGTGCTGCACCGTATCCTGAATCAGATGAAGTTGCTCCAGCCGTTCTTCTTCACTCCAGCGATGCTCATAGTATTCCAGCAATTCTGATGCAGACAAAATGGTACTCAAAGGCGTGCGAAACTCGTGGGAAGTCATTGCCACGAAACGGGATTTCAGTTCGCTCAGTTCCTTTTCCTTTTCCAGGGTTTTCAGCAGTTCTTCTTCCAATTGTTTGCGATCGGTGATATCTTCCGCAATTCCCGTAATCAGACCTATCTTTCCAGT from Kovacikia minuta CCNUW1 carries:
- a CDS encoding PAS domain S-box protein, translated to MSLFRRLLPYGVAIGSAAIALLLSLGLDNLIDRTIGAFFYIAVAISTWFGGRQPGILAIVLSTLALTYFFIPPIHQIQISNVDDVLRLTLFVMVALIINLLSTNLQESNRKIEQLNYKITEESTNQLRSALNAAQMGMWDWNLVTGEINWSPEHEQLFGLSAGGFDGKYETFDTRLHPDDREGLNQAVAHSLQNQVPYLHEYRVVWTDGSIHWVEGRGQASYNQDGQPVRMSGTIMAIDARKQIETALQERETLLRLFAQYSPAGIAMFDRDMRYVMASQRWVEDYHLDSIEALIGRSHYEIFPEIPELWKQMHQRCVAGAIETCDEDLFVRANGEQQWLRWEICPWHTANHEIGGIIIFSEDITERKSAEASVQQLNRELQQKVSELQTLLDVIPIGIGIAEDPECHHIQVNPAFAQALGIPSMVNASLSAPDEERPTNFKVYQNGRELPPEELPLQYAATHGVEVRDLEVEVVWQDGTVVTLMEYAAPLFDQYGQPRGSVGAFFNITLQKQAEQALRTARDELERQVQERTRELQAAYGRLQQREREFRTLVENTPDMITRHDRRHRNIYTNPASTYVTGFPPEFFLTKKPSELGYPTEIAQFWENSLESVFTTGEMRIDEFTIPDPQQPRSYQVFVVPEREADHSIMSVMTIGRDITQLRQAEASARKLAEELQRSNQELEQFAYVASHDLQEPLRAITSFTQMLAKRYQGQLDAKADTYVGFIVDGATRMQQLIKDLLAYSRVGRYELNCQSVDCNALLERVKKDLYVAIDENQARITADPLPTITADPNQIANLLQNLIGNSLKYRSAANPQIHISATIMTREEPNASHQDNAPDAQILTKEWLFSIRDNGIGIDPRYADRIFAIFQRLHANDEYSGTGLGLAICRKIIERHQGRIWVESQLAQGATFYFTIPMGTQDDNLSKITQDSTG
- a CDS encoding ABC transporter substrate-binding protein gives rise to the protein MKYRMLQRRGFLIGVFGIAIALSNCAAPQPESPAPSGTNPIPSPLPSGALIYGASGQPVNLEPGNITDGNSIIVQNQIYNRLMQFKPGLTDLEPGLATNWTASKDGKTWTFKLRQGVKFHDGTAFDAEAVKFNVERWWDPKHPNGYRNAGKVYEIWQQIFGGFRGDARFPASVGKSGQSFHSPICPQTTLCSLS
- a CDS encoding sensor histidine kinase; this translates as MNDGTIAVLLVEDNPADVALLMELLQDSDAERWQVTHAKRLSLALENLHSTQFDVILLDLSLPDSQGLDTVAQIQTVVPYIPIVVLTGLQDQTIACHAVAQGAQDYLVKGQLSPELLLKTVSYAIERAQILKKLQESEQRFRGVFDQTFQFMSLVRPDGMVLDVNQVTKDRMDFPNELVNTPIWEAPCWQSIAQSQSWLKEAVLRAAQGETMRSELQAYTHNGSLWWFDVSIKPLRDENNRIALLIAEGRDISNLKRAEAEIRQSLAKERELNEMKNRFISMVSHEFRNPLTTIRFATDLLQNPAFPEEKKLRYFENVKNATDQMLELLEEILLLGRTEAGRVEAEYTLLDLEQFCREIIEALQLTQENQSQILFCVQGNATYARVDPSLLKHILDNLLSNAIKYSPNRKPIRLTLAYHNCQAKFSIRDQGIGIPEKDQAKLFEAFHRAGNVRTIQGTGLGLAIVKRCVDLLQGQIQVETEEGIGTTFTVTLPLNLLSTE
- a CDS encoding DUF2470 domain-containing protein, with protein sequence MPESFSPQISDRICKHMNQDHADAVLLYAKVFGNATDATAAAMVSIDAEGMNLTTQVNDGTTAPLRIPFDHLLQDAEDAHHTLIAMVKEAKGKG
- a CDS encoding response regulator produces the protein MTISPKLLKILLVEDSKSDAVLIQETLSSSRLLDELYVVRDGVDATNFLYQTGSYTNAPRPDLILLDLNLPKKNGQELLAEIKADENLKTIPVVILSTSSTEADIVKSYQNHVNCYLVKPVELDQFVHVVEAIEHFWLALAELPSSQG
- a CDS encoding tetratricopeptide repeat protein, with amino-acid sequence MNEALIASLLKDLKSSDESVRESATQELWRIWFEQKGILGLEVIRRAQLLLEAGEFLDAEETLTVLIQGQPDFAEAWNRRAVLYYTQGRYRKAIADCEMAIRLNPIHFGALHGLGLCHAALGNFKEAIHCFHRALEIQPYSTANQRLILECTARLT
- a CDS encoding DUF4230 domain-containing protein, which translates into the protein MGYNEQEEQDSGSGWYVLRSLGLMLTGGAVAAALLVAVGAWRVGDRFLAPFSHLFRVAQPAPKVDVQSVVIQQVRNASELTTAVFTMEAVVPTSQDSNIGGFVLGTTKLLYIAHGQVQAGVDLSQLTPENVQVGSDRIQIQLPPPTILDSKIDVSRSSVYDYNRGMLGLGPDVAPQLQALAQQEALKKIITAACSDGVLTKASDRAKLVVTQLLATTGYKAVAVEVQPPAPDACPMEGKEEKREGMENGG
- a CDS encoding ABC transporter substrate-binding protein — protein: MVNRSTVQFVLKQPFAAFPSAIASSFFGIASPTAIKKAGASYGTAGSLAVGTGPFVFKEWRTGDRILLEKNPTYWRKGSPKVEQLVIRFINDPAARLAQLRAGQIDFTTELSPDQQQEIDSDSNLESVARPAFNVGYLALNPGYKPLSDVRVRQAIAYALKQADIVKAFWGNLGINDPHFTPPPLAWAQNPSLAAYAHNPQKAKQLLAAAGYEKGFDLELWYMPTSRPYFPNPKPIAESFAADLSAVGIRVNLKTKDWAAYLADRRKAPGYQSFMLGWTGDYGDPDSFYYPHFGPGGTSDIGNWKNAQVFKLLNQGRATGDRAARAKLYAEVDKILHQESLRLPIVHAQPLLAKRKTIDGWVPSPLGSEPFDGISKK